The region GGCAGTATTCCTTTAATCGGCGAGAAAGTATTCATCATGATTGATGGAACCACTTATGAGCGCGAAGTCACACCTAAAGGCTATGCCGCATTATCCATAATGTTGCAACCAGGAGAATATGATGCCATTATCTCTTAAGATGGACAATTCGGCAAGAATCAAACCACTTCCAAAATTATTGTTAAAAAAACAATATTAAGTGATGATTTAAATGTTTTCTATGGGCAAACTTATGCATTTAATGTAAGCTTTTTGGATGAAAACGGGAATGCTTATGCAAATGGATCTGTTGACTTTTCCGTTGACGGCACTTTAATAAACAAACTCACTGATGCTAACGGCACCTATAGTTTGGAGATTTATCGTGACCTTTCTAAAATACCTAAGTTAACACCTGGAAATCATACCATTACTTCATATAATGACAGAACTAACGAGTACGTAACCAATAGAGTAATTATTAAAGAACCTGTTTGCGATTTGTCCATTACCAAAACGGCAAATGCTTCATCCATCCACATTAGTGACCGTGTGAAATGGACAATCAATGTTTTAAATAACGGTCCCTGTGATGCTCATGGCATTTTGGTAACTGATGCATTGCCATCAGGCATTAAAATTATATCATATAATGCATCCAAAGGATTCTATGATGAGAAACGTGGAATATGGACAATCGACAATTTGACTATTGGCGAAAGCATAACCTTGGAGTTGAATTGCATTGCACTTGAGGAAGGATTGTTTACCAATAAGGTAAATGTCATCTGCAACGAGACTGACAACAATCTATCAAACAATTATGCTAATTCTACCGTTGAAGTCATTGAAA is a window of Methanobrevibacter millerae DNA encoding:
- a CDS encoding DUF11 domain-containing protein; translation: MDENGNAYANGSVDFSVDGTLINKLTDANGTYSLEIYRDLSKIPKLTPGNHTITSYNDRTNEYVTNRVIIKEPVCDLSITKTANASSIHISDRVKWTINVLNNGPCDAHGILVTDALPSGIKIISYNASKGFYDEKRGIWTIDNLTIGESITLELNCIALEEGLFTNKVNVICNETDNNLSNNYANSTVEVIENVTPVPPSPPTPNHSNTTNSTSVQVAEPAKMLAAGNPIAYLIAVIMVIFGSIWIPNRKR